One Pyrofollis japonicus DNA window includes the following coding sequences:
- a CDS encoding 60S ribosomal export protein NMD3: MARLVCARCGKELKPGAHVGALCLDCFLETTQLLCIPKRIEFDYCKYCGSIRIGYKWVEGGELGDAARRYLEWYVANQVKPCTPLVISYKLEEITPHTIPSWRTVYELTFSFVIKDVDDVVRQTYNVEIYAKPTVCPLCKESRSGDYDVVVQLRGMPPRKLAEALSSLFETSRQVVSSIIDIVELKNGADIYLSDRGSASKIIKELRKKFEVNILRTSEDVGVSSTGLRRRRMIYSVRLSMKRRRTG, translated from the coding sequence TTGGCTAGATTAGTTTGTGCAAGATGCGGTAAGGAATTAAAGCCAGGTGCTCACGTCGGTGCATTGTGTCTGGACTGCTTTCTTGAAACAACACAATTGCTGTGTATTCCTAAGCGCATAGAATTTGATTATTGTAAATACTGTGGGAGTATACGTATAGGATACAAGTGGGTTGAAGGAGGAGAGCTTGGAGATGCTGCACGTCGCTATCTAGAATGGTATGTTGCGAATCAAGTAAAGCCGTGTACACCATTAGTCATCTCCTATAAACTTGAAGAAATAACTCCACATACAATTCCATCCTGGAGAACAGTATATGAACTAACATTCAGCTTTGTCATAAAGGACGTTGATGATGTAGTGAGACAAACCTACAATGTTGAAATATATGCTAAGCCAACAGTGTGCCCTCTCTGTAAGGAGAGCCGAAGCGGCGACTATGACGTTGTAGTACAGCTAAGAGGGATGCCGCCAAGAAAGCTTGCTGAGGCTCTTTCTAGCCTCTTCGAGACAAGTAGGCAAGTGGTTTCATCTATAATTGATATAGTCGAACTAAAAAATGGAGCCGATATCTATCTGTCTGACCGAGGTAGTGCATCAAAGATAATAAAAGAGCTTAGGAAAAAATTTGAAGTAAATATACTAAGAACGTCAGAGGATGTTGGTGTATCGTCAACCGGGCTACGGCGTCGAAGAATGATCTATTCTGTAAGGCTTTCGATGAAAAGGAGGCGTACAGGTTGA
- a CDS encoding adenosine-specific kinase gives MEFSPKLKKIDVVDIPIPEGANVIIGQSHFIKTLEDLYEALVTSVPNIRFGIAFCEASQKRLIRYEGNDEELKNYAIEAAKRIAAGHVFVIYIRNAWPINVLNAIKHVQEVVRIYAATANPLQVLVAETDQGRGVIGVVDGYTPLGVETEDDIAERRAFLRKIGYKK, from the coding sequence TTGGAGTTTAGTCCTAAACTAAAGAAAATTGATGTCGTTGATATACCGATACCGGAAGGCGCTAATGTGATTATCGGGCAATCTCATTTCATAAAAACGCTTGAGGATCTCTATGAGGCTCTTGTAACTAGTGTGCCCAATATACGGTTTGGCATAGCTTTTTGCGAGGCTAGCCAGAAGCGACTAATTAGATATGAGGGTAATGATGAAGAACTCAAAAACTACGCTATAGAGGCGGCTAAGCGTATTGCAGCAGGCCATGTGTTCGTAATCTATATTCGTAATGCGTGGCCTATAAATGTGCTTAATGCCATCAAGCACGTACAAGAAGTTGTAAGGATATACGCGGCTACAGCTAATCCGCTACAAGTGCTTGTTGCCGAGACGGACCAGGGTAGAGGAGTCATAGGTGTTGTTGACGGCTATACACCTTTAGGCGTTGAGACCGAGGATGATATTGCCGAGAGACGGGCATTTCTGAGAAAAATAGGGTATAAGAAGTAA
- the hxlB gene encoding 6-phospho-3-hexuloisomerase, which produces MDYVRKTMKEIAVFIEKVADKLHEQEVKRMIDALVDAYQEGRKVLVMGAGRSGLVGRAFAMRLMHLGFNVYVLGETITPSIGENDVVVAISGSGRTQLIVTAAEAAKKVKAKIIAITSYPESPLGKLADIVVEIPGRTKLAPDIDYFARQILGIHEPLAPLGTLFEDTALAFLDGVVVELMHRLGKSEKDLKAKHANIEL; this is translated from the coding sequence ATGGATTATGTAAGGAAGACCATGAAGGAAATAGCGGTATTTATAGAGAAGGTCGCTGACAAGCTCCACGAACAAGAAGTGAAAAGAATGATAGATGCGCTCGTAGACGCATACCAGGAAGGTAGGAAGGTCCTGGTTATGGGCGCTGGCCGCAGCGGGCTCGTGGGACGGGCTTTTGCGATGCGCCTTATGCATCTAGGGTTCAATGTCTACGTGCTAGGTGAAACGATAACGCCGAGCATAGGGGAAAACGATGTCGTGGTTGCAATATCGGGTTCTGGCAGGACGCAACTCATTGTCACAGCAGCTGAAGCGGCGAAGAAGGTCAAGGCAAAAATAATTGCCATCACAAGCTATCCTGAGAGCCCCTTAGGCAAACTAGCCGATATCGTTGTAGAGATACCTGGCCGTACAAAGCTTGCACCGGATATAGACTACTTCGCAAGACAGATACTGGGCATACATGAACCACTAGCACCCCTTGGCACACTCTTCGAGGATACTGCACTTGCTTTCCTTGATGGAGTAGTTGTTGAGCTCATGCATAGGCTCGGAAAGAGCGAGAAAGATTTGAAAGCAAAGCATGCAAATATAGAACTCTAA
- a CDS encoding SPL family radical SAM protein codes for MKRRQILRSGKVVNAFDPWGNPLCTCPPKYSLNPYTGCSHFCLYCYATSYIGRKPSTPKKNYKERLLYDIAHVIDPRFHIDMSTSSDPYPPEEAKYKLTRWSLEQLLPLGFKVLIITKGSLVARDAKLLASGNAAVTMTITTLDETLARRLEPGAPSPRDRILALKRLNEEGVPVGIRLDPVFPLLTDSEENISEVLEAARAAGARFVVTSTYKAKPDNYKRMLEAFPELRQKYDELYKIRGERLYGYRYLPLEIRKEILLRVRKIALRLGMEYATCREGFPNLHTAPTCDGSHLIPLRIRARITRKSSRTLNEFINKE; via the coding sequence ATGAAGAGAAGGCAGATACTGCGCAGCGGCAAGGTCGTAAACGCATTTGACCCATGGGGCAACCCTCTTTGCACATGCCCTCCAAAATACTCCCTTAACCCCTATACCGGCTGCAGTCATTTTTGCCTATATTGTTACGCTACATCATATATCGGTAGGAAGCCTAGCACACCTAAGAAGAACTACAAGGAAAGACTTCTATATGATATAGCACATGTAATTGACCCACGATTTCACATAGATATGTCGACGAGTAGTGATCCGTACCCTCCCGAAGAGGCGAAGTACAAACTAACCAGGTGGAGCCTAGAGCAGCTCTTGCCACTCGGCTTCAAAGTATTAATTATAACAAAGGGCTCGCTTGTGGCACGCGACGCAAAACTGCTTGCCAGCGGCAACGCAGCCGTAACAATGACGATTACAACGCTTGATGAGACTCTGGCAAGGAGACTTGAACCTGGTGCACCTAGTCCTCGAGACCGCATACTTGCCTTAAAGAGACTTAACGAAGAAGGAGTACCAGTTGGTATTCGATTAGACCCTGTTTTTCCTCTTCTAACGGATTCTGAAGAAAATATCTCAGAGGTCTTGGAGGCTGCCAGGGCTGCGGGCGCAAGATTTGTTGTTACCTCAACATACAAAGCTAAACCAGACAACTACAAGAGAATGCTAGAGGCTTTTCCCGAGCTTAGACAAAAGTATGACGAACTCTACAAAATCAGGGGAGAACGACTATACGGATACCGCTATCTTCCACTAGAGATACGAAAAGAGATTCTTCTAAGAGTTAGGAAAATAGCGTTGCGACTAGGCATGGAGTATGCTACGTGTAGAGAGGGGTTTCCGAACCTACATACAGCTCCAACATGCGATGGATCACACTTGATACCTTTAAGAATAAGAGCGCGAATTACCAGGAAGAGTTCAAGAACACTTAACGAATTCATCAACAAAGAGTAA